A region from the Corylus avellana chromosome ca7, CavTom2PMs-1.0 genome encodes:
- the LOC132186833 gene encoding mitochondrial adenine nucleotide transporter ADNT1-like isoform X2, which yields MASEDVKTSESAVSTIVNLAEEAKLAREGVRAQSYAFSICKSLFAGGVAGAVSRTAVAPLERLKILLQVQNPHNIKYNGTMQGLKYIWRTEGFRGMFKGNGTNCARIVPNSAIKFFSYEHASKRILHLYQQQTGNDAELTPLLRLGAGAFAGIMGMSATYPMDMVRGRLTVQTDKSPYRYRGILHALSTVLREEGPRALYKGWVPSVIGVIPYAGLNFGVYESLKAWLIKTKPYGLVSDDSELSVPTKLACGAAAGTVGQTVAYPLDVIRRRMQMLGWNNAASVVTGDGRSKVQLEYTGMIDVFRKTVRHEGFGALYKGLIPNSVKVVPSIAIAFVTYETLKDIMGVEIKISD from the exons ATGGCTTCGGAGGACGTGAAGACGAGCGAATCGGCGGTGTCGACGATCGTGAATCTGGCGGAAGAGGCGAAGCTGGCGAGAGAGGGCGTGAGGGCTCAGAGCTACGCTTTCAGTATTTGCAAGTCTCTGTTCGCGGGTGGAGTTGCCGGAGCAGT GTCACGCACAGCCGTTGCTCCTTTGGAAAGGTTGAAAATATTGCTACAG GTCCAGAATCCCCATAACATAAAATACAATGGAACAATGCAAGGCTTGAAATACATATGGAGAACTGAGGGTTTTCGTGGAATGTTCAAAGGAAATGGTACTAACTGTGCACGTATTGTACCAAACTCTGCGATCAAGTTCTTCAGCTATGAGCACGCTTCAAA GAGAATCTTGCATCTATATCAGCAGCAAACTGGCAATG ATGCTGAGCTCACTCCTCTTTTGCGTCTTGGGGCTGGGGCATTTGCTGGAATAATGGGCATGTCTGCAACTTACCCAATGGACATGGTACGAGGCAGGCTAACTGTACAG ACAGATAAGTCTCCTTACCGGTACAGAGGAATTTTACATGCTCTATCAACTGTGTTGCGGGAAGAAGGCCCACGGGCTTTGTACAAGGGCTGGGTTCCTTCTGTTATTGGAGTT ATTCCTTATGCGGGTCTCAACTTTGGTGTGTATGAATCTTTAAAGGCTTGGTTGATTAAAACTAAAccgtatggactagttagtgaTGACTCTGAGTTGAGTGTGCCAACAAAGCTTGCATGTGGGGCTGCTGCTGGAACTGTTGGACAAACTGTTGCTTATCCTCTTGATGTTATACGTCGACGAATGCAGATGTTGGGATGGAATAATGCTGCCTCTGTTGTCACTGGTGATGGGAGGAGCAAGGTCCAACTcgaatataccggtatgattgacGTATTCAGGAAAACTGTTCGGCATGAGGGCTTTGGGGCATTGTACAAGGGTTTGATCCCCAATTCTGTGAAG GTAGTTCCATCTATAGCAATTGCATTTGTGACGTACGAGACGTTGAAGGACATTATGGGAGTTGAGATCAAAATCTCTGACTGA
- the LOC132188618 gene encoding uncharacterized protein LOC132188618 — MEQFRQIGEVVGSLKALMVFRDNIQINPRQCCLLLDIFNFAYESIAEEMRHSLIFEEKHVKWKVLEQPLRELHKIFKEGEAYIRQCLETKDWWAKAITLYQNTDCIDFHIYSLLSCIPIVIEAIENAGELSGWDQDDMQKKRLFNMNKYKKEHKDLKLFQWKFGKQYLITQDFCNRFDTVWKEDRWILLNKLQEKKTLGSTKHDKCLSDLLLKNIDGKLFPTSILVGSKDYHVRRRIGSGSQYKEIVWLGESFVIRHFHGDIESFVPEISRLLSLSHPNIMQFLCGFTEEEKKECFLLMELMNKDLSSYMKEISGPRKRNPFSLPVVVDLMLQIARGMEYLHSKKIYHGDLNPSNILVKAKGISAEGNMHAKVSGFGLSSIKRVSQKSSSNQNGTLPFIWHAPEVLEEQEQTRSSTANSKHTEKSDVYSFGMVCFELLTGKVPFEDSHLQGDKMSRNIRAGERPLFPFNSPKYLTNLTKRCWHTDPNQRLSFPSICRILRYIKRFLALNPDYNSQPDPPLPLVDYCEIEAALLRKLPFMGSSDPPPLSQIPFQMFAYRTEEKERTSASLKDNSESGSDGGASAYGDENLPMMDDPIFSPANESKSLASSPDTANKKTSLLKKTPDVKANRQAGTAKGGRSIRPPQLTACGRSVRMSSESQPMVSPRISPRMRRTSSGHDSESEFS, encoded by the exons ATGGAGCAATTTCGTCAGATTGGAGAGGTAGTAGGGAGCTTGAAGGCTCTAATGGTTTTCAGAGACAATATCCAAATCAACCCACGTCAGTGCTGTTTATTGCTTGATATCTTCAACTTCGCATACGAATCAATAGCAGAGGAGATGAGACATAGCCTGATATTTGAAGAAAAGCACGTGAAATGGAAAGTTCTTGAGCAGCCTTTGAGAGAACTCCACAAAATATTCAAAGAAGGAGAAGCCTATATCAGGCAGTGCCTGGAAACAAAGGATTGGTGGGCTAAAGCCATTACCCTTTATCAAAACACCGACTGCATTGACTTTCACATCTACAGCTTGCTTTCCTGCATTCCCATTGTCATTGAAGCAATCGAGAATGCGGGAGAGTTATCTGGGTGGGATCAGGATGATATGCAAAAGAAGAGACTCTTTAACatgaacaaatataaaaaagaacataaagatTTGAAACTTTTCCAGTGGAAATTCGGGAAGCAGTACCTCATCACCCAGGATTTTTGCAATCGATTTGACACTGTTTGGAAGGAAGATAGATGGATTCTTCTAAACAAGCTCCAGGAAAAGAAAACTTTGGGTTCCACAAAGCATGACAAGTGTCTCAGTGATCTTCTTTTGAAAAACATAGATGGGAAactctttccaacctcaatccTTGTCGGGTCTAAGGACTACCACGTGCGGCGGCGGATTGGGAGCGGCAGCCAGTACAAGGAGATCGTATGGTTGGGGGAGAGCTTTGTCATAAGACACTTTCATGGGGATATTGAATCCTTTGTTCCTGAGATTTCTAGACTGTTGTCTCTTTCCCACCCAAACATAATGCAGTTTCTTTGTGGGTTTAccgaggaggaaaagaaagagtgTTTTTTGCTTATGGAACTCATGAACAAAGACCTCTCCAGCTACATGAAAGAGATTTCTGGCCCAAGGAAGAGGAATCCATTTTCTCTTCCTGTTGTAGTTGATCTTATGCTTCAAATTGCAAGAGGAATGGAATATCTGCACTCAAAGAAAATCTACCATGGAGATTTGAATCCTTCCAACATTCTTGTCAAAGCAAAAGGCATCTCAGCAGAAGGTAATATGCATGCAAAGGTTTCAGGGTTTGGGCTGTCCTCCATTAAACGTGTGAGCCAAAAAAgctcttcaaatcaaaatggaACACTCCCATTCATCTGGCATGCCCCTGAAGTTCTGGAAGAGCAAGAACAGACAAGAAGTAGTACAGCCAATTCCAAGCACACAGAAAAGTCAGACGTGTACAGTTTTGGAATGGTTTGCTTTGAACTCTTGACTGGGAAAGTTCCTTTTGAGGATAGCCATCTTCAAGGAGACAAGATGAGCAGGAACATTAGAGCAGGGGAGAGGCCTCTTTTTCCATTCAATTCACCAAAATACTTGACCAATTTGACAAAGAGATGTTGGCATACTGACCCAAATCAACGGCTGAGCTTCCCATCCATCTGTAGGATTCTTCGCTATATCAAACGGTTCCTTGCATTGAATCCTGACTATAACAGCCAGCCAGACCCACCATTGCCGTTGGTCGATTACTGTGAGATAGAGGCGGCGCTCTTGAGGAAGCTCCCTTTCATGGGAAGTTCTGATCCACCGCCTTTATCACAAATCCCATTTCAGATGTTTGCTTATAGAACTGAGGAGAAGGAGAGAACAAGTGCAAGCCTAAAAGATAATTCAGAATCAGGAAGTGATGGAGGAGCTTCAGCTTATGGGGATGAAAATTTGCCCATGATGGATGATCCAATCTTCTCACCCGCAAACGAAAGCAAGTCATTAGCTTCTTCACCCGACACTGCGAACAAGAAAACCTCATTGTTAAAGAAAACTCCTGATGTAAAAGCAAACAGACAAGCAG GAACAGCAAAAGGAGGAAGATCCATAAGACCTCCACAGCTGACGGCTTGTGGGCGAAGTGTAAGAATGAGTTCAGAAAGCCAGCCAATGGTGAGTCCAAGAATAAGTCCAAGAATGCGGAGAACATCTTCTGGGCATGACTCAGAATCCGAATTCTCCTAG
- the LOC132186833 gene encoding mitochondrial adenine nucleotide transporter ADNT1-like isoform X1, which produces MASEDVKTSESAVSTIVNLAEEAKLAREGVRAQSYAFSICKSLFAGGVAGAVSRTAVAPLERLKILLQVQNPHNIKYNGTMQGLKYIWRTEGFRGMFKGNGTNCARIVPNSAIKFFSYEHASKRILHLYQQQTGNEDAELTPLLRLGAGAFAGIMGMSATYPMDMVRGRLTVQTDKSPYRYRGILHALSTVLREEGPRALYKGWVPSVIGVIPYAGLNFGVYESLKAWLIKTKPYGLVSDDSELSVPTKLACGAAAGTVGQTVAYPLDVIRRRMQMLGWNNAASVVTGDGRSKVQLEYTGMIDVFRKTVRHEGFGALYKGLIPNSVKVVPSIAIAFVTYETLKDIMGVEIKISD; this is translated from the exons ATGGCTTCGGAGGACGTGAAGACGAGCGAATCGGCGGTGTCGACGATCGTGAATCTGGCGGAAGAGGCGAAGCTGGCGAGAGAGGGCGTGAGGGCTCAGAGCTACGCTTTCAGTATTTGCAAGTCTCTGTTCGCGGGTGGAGTTGCCGGAGCAGT GTCACGCACAGCCGTTGCTCCTTTGGAAAGGTTGAAAATATTGCTACAG GTCCAGAATCCCCATAACATAAAATACAATGGAACAATGCAAGGCTTGAAATACATATGGAGAACTGAGGGTTTTCGTGGAATGTTCAAAGGAAATGGTACTAACTGTGCACGTATTGTACCAAACTCTGCGATCAAGTTCTTCAGCTATGAGCACGCTTCAAA GAGAATCTTGCATCTATATCAGCAGCAAACTGGCAATG AAGATGCTGAGCTCACTCCTCTTTTGCGTCTTGGGGCTGGGGCATTTGCTGGAATAATGGGCATGTCTGCAACTTACCCAATGGACATGGTACGAGGCAGGCTAACTGTACAG ACAGATAAGTCTCCTTACCGGTACAGAGGAATTTTACATGCTCTATCAACTGTGTTGCGGGAAGAAGGCCCACGGGCTTTGTACAAGGGCTGGGTTCCTTCTGTTATTGGAGTT ATTCCTTATGCGGGTCTCAACTTTGGTGTGTATGAATCTTTAAAGGCTTGGTTGATTAAAACTAAAccgtatggactagttagtgaTGACTCTGAGTTGAGTGTGCCAACAAAGCTTGCATGTGGGGCTGCTGCTGGAACTGTTGGACAAACTGTTGCTTATCCTCTTGATGTTATACGTCGACGAATGCAGATGTTGGGATGGAATAATGCTGCCTCTGTTGTCACTGGTGATGGGAGGAGCAAGGTCCAACTcgaatataccggtatgattgacGTATTCAGGAAAACTGTTCGGCATGAGGGCTTTGGGGCATTGTACAAGGGTTTGATCCCCAATTCTGTGAAG GTAGTTCCATCTATAGCAATTGCATTTGTGACGTACGAGACGTTGAAGGACATTATGGGAGTTGAGATCAAAATCTCTGACTGA
- the LOC132186141 gene encoding uncharacterized protein LOC132186141 has protein sequence MAQPAKETHEEIEMVQEEKVNDDWNASFLPALNLLIVFLSSISSSEEEGLHYVEIGRKSAEDDEAKACISGLQSKRSKINGVKLMRRTPRNRMQTTIRDSRHGRRM, from the exons ATGGCACAGCCTGCGAAGGAAACAcatgaagaaattgagatggtgCAGGAAGAGAAAGTAAATGATGATTGGAACGCGTCTTTTCTGCCTGCGCTGAACCTCCTTATCGTGTTTCTTTCATCAATCTCTTCATCGGAGGAAGAAGGCTTACATTACGTGGAGATCGGAAGGAAAAGTGCAGAAGACGATGAAGCTAAAGCTTGCATATCAGGATTACAAAGCAAAAGGAGCAAAATAAATGGAGTCAAGCTCATGCGGCGAACACCAAGGAATAGGATGCAGACAACTATACGTGATTCCAG GCATGGCAGAAGAATGTAA